The region gaataattagctggtgaagtggatttacctgttgtagagttaatgaaagttatcatgagcattgtaatgtttaaagcagatgtcttaacaaatgtcagtagaccgggaagattttaaaatgagccgttcattcataaatacataagattgctgtggaaatacaacccggaagtcaaaagacaatgagcgcagcgctgaaaagaggcggggctacataaggtctatagaggggtatgcacgtgacgtcaccgtcgaccgttaggaCTGCGGTTACGCacgctgagtggcaaaagactgagcagcagcattggttttcagcgtgaatgtcgcgaaaaacacacaaaacacattcaaaacaggaaagagctttgcagctgactgtacaaatagatttgacacaaacactgaggtatatatttaaaaactagagaaagcaacagaaaaagaagcaaatggatcactgcaagtcatagaaacagctggactccaggcaaagaaacatggatttgcagttatcattttgtgtcgaattgttggattttgaggtaaaatcataccttatatattgtattgttatatattatgttgacgactcatcaattatatattttccatcttatattatgcataattgggtgtttttaaataaacaacactgtcaaaaactatactataaaactatatatgttttagggctggacaatatgacgatataacattgatataagtgattaagcagatttaaacctaccgatattgtagttatataaagtattcacagccagatttgctttatgtaacgTTATTTCCCtggcgtcaaatcaggcacatataaatgtcaggaaacacgactcctggctgcatgtgttacggtacacaggaggcagacacagatgtaaacaggtatgGATAgtttattgaccacagtagagcacgGGATATTAAACAGGTGAGTAGAATGGATGCAGATGATGTTCAGATGATAGTATAgggaatagttactgtccttttcgtTGCAGGTTGATATTCGCTGGAGACACTTGGAGCTGACTTGAGCACACCCACACAGaggacgaggcacacagagggaaggagacacgctggagacaggtgagtatacgaagaggagtccttgaggtaagcataacaggaagtatatgcgaacgagaccggacatggagtgctgtgtgcgtgtgctctatatagtgctgttgatgagtgaggtgatgaggtgcaggtggtggtgatcagtactctggagacggtgtgcgctgtgattggtggatgttggaacctggcgtgtctgtgacagcatgtcaatatccatggattaggtttatttgacaagttgtaagaaacactttcgagtccaacctttagggtaattcgttagttttagtCGCGTTTTCGCCGTTTCTTAATCCAgttacgcagcaggttcttctgccactcagtccagctgagggagcgcgttttcggcgggaaagtgacgttgatgcataccctctattgagcacagtgttcagacgtcgaagaagagtgtgaaaagaccagtttaaaaacaacacgcttgaaaaaacagaaaaacacgACAATGGACGGCGAACTTGACCAGCGTTTGTGCGAAGAGATTAGAAAGTACCCACATTTGTACAATTCATGTTTTAAAGAGTACAAAGATGTGTTTAGGGCGGCAAATTCAAGGAGGGAGATAAGTAAAAATATGGGAAAGGATGCACTACTTTTCTTCTCCGATCATGCCCAGAGAATGTCCCGTTGATGACATGTCTCAGTGCTGCTCTCCGATGTCTGGTAGAGCATAGAAAAAAAACTATACTGAGCATGTGTCGAACGCGGTCATCCGCGTGCATCCGTGGTGTAGTATACTTTTAAAGTTTTGCGGACGCGACTGCGCGCACGACGCATCCGGGTgtggaaagtgaagtatacccggggcttaatGTGAGTTTtttaagcagtggggttacccgagcctacttgaatgtgttagggaaagtgacaatgtggagagatgtgttgatAATGTGTGTAAGTGCTGGTAAAAGTGTAGGAGCGATGGCTTGTAGAAGGTGTGAGGGGATGGGATCTAGAGGGCAGGTGGTGGGATGGCtggagaggagaagtttggatacttctttctcagtgaggggggagaatgaagagaggaggtgtgtggctgtgtgtgtgggtggtctgagttcctgtgtgtgtagagtggagaactgactgctgatgGTAGATGTTTTGTTAGTGAAAAAATTAGCAAAATTATCAGCAGTTAGGGATGAGGTGGGTGGaggtggagggggacagaggagagagttgaatgttttgaaaagtgtgcgtgtgtttgaagcactgttgattttgttgtggaaatagaaagatttagcagcatgaatttcagcagaaaaggCTGAGAGCAGAGATTGATAGCTACCTAGGTAAGATTGGTCTTTTGATTTGTGCCAtttcctctctgcagccctgagtttGGTCCGATGTTCACAAAGAACATCAGATAACCAGGGATTAGAGAGAGTAACACATGCAGGTCCTGATGACAGAGGACAGATACTATCTAGAGATGAAGTTAAGGTGGTTAAGTGTCTGTTGCTGTATTCACATCCAGAGATGAGAATTGTGAGGGTGAGGGAAGGGAGGATGATACAACACAGGAAAgatgagaagaagaaagagagcgcAGGTTTCGTCTGAAGGTAACTGGTAGAGGGGTTGGTGGTGAACAAATGCGGAGTTGTAGATTAAAAGTAATGAAGAAATAATTGGAAATGTGCAGAGGTTTTACCAAAATGTTGTCAGTGACACAGTTGCGTATGTAAATGAGGTCAAGTTGGTTGccagatttgtgtgtacttgtGGTAATGAACCTGATTGAGATCGAATGAGCCTACAAGAGAGAGGAAGTCTGAAGCATAAGGCTTCTCTAGGTGAATGTCGAAATCGCCAAAAACTACAAGTGGGCTACCATCCTCTGGGAATGAGGACAGCAGCATGTCCAGTTCCTCTACAAATGTACCCAGTTGGCCTGGGGGGCGATAAATGACTACAATATGAATTTTGACAGGAATTGAGATTGTAATAgcatgaaactcaaatgaattGTTGTTGCAAAGAGAGGAATGAGTCGAGCATTTCCAATTGTCAGAAATGAGAAGACCTGTTCCCCCACCCCTCCCAGACTGGCGAGGGGTATGAGAGAAAGTGAAGTTGTTAGAGAGAGCAGCAGGGGTTGCTGAGTCCTCTGGACGATTCCAGGTCTCAGTTAAGTCATTTGTTGCCACCTATTGGTTAACACTATTAACTTAATATTAGGTGTTATCACATTTAACACTTCAGCCTAATATGGCCCACATTGGAGATTGTAAATAGGGcccaaatatcattaaaaagacGTGGGCCACTTCTGGCTAAGATGCAGAACTTGGTTTGGTTTATTTGCTTGTTCTTGGCTAACATGTGGTTATGCTGTGAGCTGcttgtggcccagatctggcaaacaggaacagactGCCCAAGTGCCACCATACCATGTATGTGGGCCAATGAAAGTATCAAGTTTgagccggatctgggccacagtaattttgctatctgggttTCTACactctaatttaatttaatgttcatAGCCCAAAAGTCCAGAAAAAGGAGGTGACAAATTGAATTGTAAAGCCTATTTATGGTCACAAGAAGGAACTTGAGATCGTGTATGAGTACATTACATATAGAGAGAAAAACTGCTTAGTTCTTGTCTGTGTACAGATGACAGATTCATGGAGATGGTTGGTGAACTGAAAGCTGATCTGGAGAGCATAAGCAGTACaaagcaaaatctccagagttaaatcaactctgctcagagtacatatggcccctctctaaatagtgttaaaataacactgaagcagagtgtcacggtgcacacaagaacaagatgttaggatccagttgcagcatttattataggGTAATCCAAGGTCAGAATATAgagaacaggcaagggtcaaaatccaaatAACAGTCCACAAAAACAGAAAGCCAGAGGTAACAAAAAGTGCACgcaacaaatacaacaaaccacaaccaaggacagaaacaactaagtataaatagacagacactaatgatgaaacacaaaacagctgagtgcaatgagtgggataatgagtccagaaGTGAGTATGGGAATTGTAGTTCAGACAGGTGACAAaagtccatgttggagtgccctctggtggctaaacgGGGCACTCCAGCTCATGATCATGacacagagttaaagttaatgagataattaagcaattaattaagtgatgattgtgcattagtgatgaacacctgctgttaacaagcagaatcactgaagaaaagagaaacacaagaactacaactgacttcagtcacagccttattaattgcttaattatctcattaacttttaaCTGtacttcagtgttactttaacactatttagagagggaccatatatACTCTGAGCaaagttgatttaactctggggattttactgtgtatcaTTGCTCTTCCACCCATCTTTTAATCCCTGCTCACTCTTAATTCTTGTAAAATTATtaactgtagttttttttttcttttttatattaaattccATTAGGAACACGTAGGAGAATCACATGGAAGAAGCTCAGGACATAATCACACTTAAACAATACTAGTCACACAATAAACAATACTAGACAATGACACAAAGGaaacagggcttaaatacataGGAGAGTAATCAACTGAACAGAAACAGGTATCTAGAACTAATTAAAGGATTAAATGCTTAGTGTGAGCATAGGCATACAAGTCATATACACATCTGCTGAACTCAGTGAACACACTGTCAAAATTAAAGTCCTCAACCACACCCTattatatttaacataattcaaattatataattatcaaattataagttcaaatatacaaaaataatacaaattagggctgaccgatatatcgcatacgattgtcacgcgcatttcgtcagtaaagccggttccctgattactgctaaatcgccatcacctgctttcaaatggagcggcatttaatagacagaaccgtagatcactgacaagccatgcgatatcgcgttcatatcgcagatgtatcgccttcgataatgaacgcgatattgcgtggcttgtcagtgatctacggttctgtctattaaatgccgctccatttgaaagcaggtgatggcgatttagcggtaatcagggaaccggctttactaacgaaatgcgcgtgacaatcgcatgcgatatatcggtcagccctaatacaaataatgataaaatatcttaaagaccacaaataataaaatgacatgaacaTAATACATCTGGGTTTGTTGCACTAAGAATTTAAGCCCcaacaaaaacattatatactgTTATGTTATTGTTTGATACCCCTTACAAGTACAATGTAAGTAATCCAATTCAATCTTAACACTGAACTTCTCAAGCTTAATGTTCATGTTCATGCTAAACGATAACAAATATGTATTTGCATGCATCTAATCAAATAGGCTGAACACATTTTAGAgcttattataatttaatgttGTTAATTACATTATGATAATGAGTAGCAATTGCTCCTGTCATTTCAAAAATCCACGGTTACTGATTAAATGGATCTTTCTCTTCATTTGTTTGTGTTCCATGCCATCTTATCTGTGGAAAAATGTGGAACTTGAATTCAGTTAattgttaattaaaatgaaaagatgACCAGTTTATCCAAATATTCTCATCTGATACTCACCAGCCCGTAAATTACTTAAGCATCTCTTTCTTCATCTTAATCTTTCAATCTGTCATTCCATTTTAAGAGAAATAGTTTTAAAGAAgtacaaagacaaaaatatgaactaaaCAGGTCTATATTAAATAGTTGTATTGGGATAGTGCATcccaaataaaaatacagtcatCATACTCATGCTTGTTGAGAGGAGAAAAAGTAAATCAAGATAATGATGGTGATGGTGACGGTAACGGCAACGGTAACATTCATATTCCATTTCCATTGTTCCTAAAGGGAAAAcagataaatatattattattagataaaatgtttgataaaatgcaattttgatTACATGAGAATTACAATATTAGTTTGAGTGGTCCCCTTTCAGTGCAAGGCCATCAAAAATTAAGGGTTTATCCTGATATTGTCTGTAACGTTCAGTCTTTCAATGGgtactgtacactgtaaaaagaaagaaagaaagaaagaaagaaagaaaaatctgtaaaaaaaaaaaaaaaaaaaagcataatgtactggcagaaaattaccaggacattatacagtaattttacagacatttccattaacaaaacataacacaacaaagttcaaaatataggtaaaacacctgtaaaaattaaatatggaaaattgtgccctatttttatgaattttttttgtacagtAGCCTATTCAGAGTGTACAGTATTCATTGCTCAAGTAAGTCTGGGGAAAAAGTGTTCTCTGATGTATTTTACTGTAGAGTGACAGTTGTGCCCACTTTTCTCCTACATTATAATTcaatattattgttgttgttagtAATCAATGTCTGCATAGTTAGTTTTCACacacaaattcattaaaaataaactcaGAGAGGTAAACCTGAAGCTTAAAAGGTTGAGCAATTTTGTTCAGCGCCTCATCATTCCTGATGCAGTTCAACAAACCCTGATCTTCATTGAACAGACAGTCCACAGTGAGTGTATTCATCCTGGTCACATATCTGCTGCTGTCTGGTATCATCTTCTCTGGCTCAAATGTGTGATGAAGCACCATAAAAATAGCTGGTTTGGATgctgtttcaaataaaaatacaataagaTAAATGTGTAAAGAGTAATATCTATATGTCTTAAATCTTGAAGTTACCTGAACAGTTATTAAGATCTTTCAATGCagcatcaatgtcagttccgaCCCGTGAAGAAATGGTGCAGAAGACCAAAATCACATCACACTCTCTCACAGTGTGCACCTCCTTCAAACCAGGCCTTTGTTGATGGAGACGATGTAAAATCTGGTTCCGTGAAACAGAACTTGTCTTTCCAGTGTCAATTATAAAGTATTTTCCTTTAAGATGAAGAACAGAGTGTTATTTTTTGTTGCATAGATTTGGACTATGAACTTTAGGTTTCAATACAAGGTTATAGCCTAGTATTTTGCGACAAGATAAGACGAAAAACATATGAAGAACGAGCAGGGGTATAACTTAAAGCACAACAATCTTATGAAGTCTTGTTATGAATAATGTTTTCTCTATAATGCTTACTTTAGTAATTTAATAATCCAAAATCTTACCTTCAATACTTCCATTTTCCAGCATCATTTTtggcttttctttctttctctgtccTTTGTACTGGTTATCTGAGTGTTGTTTAGTTACCctgaaacaaatttaaatacacTTGATTATCACTTTATCAGTTGAACACTATGACAAATTAGTGGCAGCTGGTGCAAAAATTTTTTGGGGGgcgcaaaaaataaataaaaataaataaataaaaataattagaaatgcatgaatgaataggctaattgttaaataaccttttaacaagtgatataataatgtatcatTGCTGCTtatctaaaacatggaaaattcagtatttaaagcatGCTATAGCGCtgggatctaaaaaaaaatctgtatttaattaaaaaaaatgttatttcacatcctgcccaatattgtcctagaaacaatgttcatattgaaggctataaaAACAACCATGAATGTAACGGTGTAGTACATGCTATATTATGTGCACCAAaggggtcaaatcacattaggcctaggctaaattctaaaattgtaaatgtaaatgttttttaaagcagaagttaaatacactaaactaaaaatgaaaataaataaaaacaaaataacagacTAATTATTAGGCTATATTGATTTCCCTACAACAGTCAAAACACAGTTACTGCTATCGTACGAATACACTTAGTGGTAGGTTCGAAATTCTACatatgacataattatgttcgccaacaaaaacaaattttcaacaacaaatatttttagcaaaatgtattttactcagAATTATTGCGCTCTATTAAACTCTGTCTGTTTGGCCCTTCCGGAACCCATAGAGATTGCATTGCAGTGCCTGcagttagaaaaaaaagttctttgaatggaagtctatgggagcaCTCGGGGCAATTCTCGGCCAGAGCGAAATCAGAGAGATGAGAGGGCCTGtctctcttaccattggagaaagcgtaacggtTAACCTAATCACGagcggcacctctcagcctatcgtgtaatggcagtgacatcagtcaCAACATTCCCTAGTCCGCCTTCtcttgaaaaaatacatttttatcaagctaaaatctacatatagttcccaactaaagtattgtttagtgtaaaacatgctgaagattggcaaacaggctgttgattaattaaatgattagctatttccccacaaaagctgtttaatcagcatagtgaagcctctcatccattgacatccattcttcgtcttcttcttcttcttcttttcaaGTTTAATGGCAGTTGGCAAACCAAACTAAAATGGTGCATTCCCGCCACCtactggattggagtgtggataaCATTATGGTAGTAGTGACCTAAATCCTGTTAATTAAATGAGTAtcttttaagaaattaaatacttcttcatatatttttaaattgctttGGGCCATTACCTAATAATGTTCTGATAGAAAAAACTTCCATTTCCATGTCTCTTAATGCTTGAAATAATTTAAATCTTTCTCTTGCATAAGCCtcacattttaataatacatgttCTACTGTTTCCATATATTCCGAACTACATTTGTCACCCAGTCTGGTGTTTCCCAATCCTGAACATACTTTGATTTAGTAAACAATGGCCAATGCGCATTCTTGAAATGAACACATCCTTCCTCCTATTTCCAATGTTTCTTCTTTCTAAACAAACTGTTTCTTGAATGTTGTATAAATGTCAACCCTTTTTTTCACTGTCCCACTCCTTCTGCCATTTCTTCCTAATTTCCTTTGCTATTATAGCCTACTTTTTTATCTCAGTCTTACTCAATGCAATTTTAATATCAACTTCTGGAAATTTTATGGCCTGTTTGGTTAAACTATCCACCTCTTCATTTCCTGCCACCCCCATATGAGCTGATATCCAAAGaattgacatccattcaaaaacagcctctggtctcattccctgcgtaccgcggggggcggagcgttagctttagccgttacgcttttataaacgttgcaggcttgccttccggTGACTTTGGTGAAATCGCCCAAAAAGAGGCGGTACTCCACAGAGCGTGACTCGACACTGACTATATCCAGAGGCAAAACAAACAGCCTACTCTGTGGGTGAGAAATCCGTAAAGAAGAAACCGTATGGCGGGCCGgaaggtccaaaaatatggctACCGACTTGTCGCGGGAATTCACTATACAATTGCCAGTAGCCACTGAGTTTACCACTGATAGGGCGGCGGTGCATCTGCATACACActctcctcacgcagcgaacgactcactttcctcacacagctgaccactgactctcctcagctggcgactcactctcctcacgcagcgaacgactcactttcctcacacagctgaccactgactctcctcagccggcgaatcactttcctcacgcagccggcgactcactttcctcacgcagcggacgaatcactttcctcacgcagcggacgactcactttcctcacgcagccggcgagtcactttccgcagccggcgagtcactttccgcagccggcgagtcactttccccagccggcgactcactttccgcagccggcgactcactttccgcaggcggcgagtcactttctgcagccggcgactcactttcctcacgcagcattaactctcctcacgtttcttttcaaatactgtgatggtgcaataactaactacatctagtaaaattgatcatttttgtgttgtaaatgtaatttattctgaagcaatattcccatcagtgttctgtaaactgttactgttaagatgtaaactgttaatcatcagatttgtatatgcccccttaaagggataggtcagtcaaaaataaaaattctgtcatcattgacttaccttctagttgttccgaacctgtatgagtttctttcttctgttgaactaaaaatatattttgaatgtcagtaaacaaacagctgactgtagagagtgactttcatagtaggaaaaaaaaaaaaaaaaatggaagtcactggctaccatcaactgtctggttactgacattcttcaaaatatcatcctttttctttcttctgttgaactaaactcatataggtttggaacaaactagactgtaagtcaatgatgacagaattatcatttaggTTTAACTGTCCCTTGGAATTGATTGTcatggcatttttttatttatttttttacctttataaaaaggtaattttcccctaaccttggctatcaatctcatgttaattagaataactcactctagggcttttattattttttccatggcagaggaaacagaatctgcatcagaagtggcatttagatgcatgtataaaattgaatatgaatgtgcaaaacaagcatgaaaaacagtttaacaactttacaataaagatctataaagcttttgtggattttacaaattatctttatacaatatatacaatattctgaaaaagtgacatttccctttttgcaaagttcagatgttgataaaatatataactttaactaAAGATAAATTTTTGATTTGCAGCTGTCATGCTTAAACACTGGTTCTGCtgatttttgacatttcaaatttgcattgtttttgtaacCATCACATTAGTTTATGGTATACgctactttcatgtttttttttttgtttttttttaatcagcttACAACAGATTCCTTATTTGATAACACCATTCAAAAGAGCATTCActacaaataacattttaaacaaggcACCAACAGCTATACTGCTTGGGCCCCTAAACAGTGACTGTTTCACTGAGTCTAATGTGATGGTTGTATCTTtagttaaagttatatattttatcaacatttgaactttgcaaaaagggaaatgtcactttttcagaatattgtatattaaagataatttgtaaaatccacaaaagctttatagatctttattgtaaagttgttaaacagtgtttttcatgcttgttttgcacattcatattcaattttatacatgcatctaaatgccacttctgATGCAGATTCTGTTTCCTCTGCCGTGGAAAAAATAACGGTAAAAGCCCTACagtgagttattctaattaacatgagactgatagccaaggttaggggaaaagtacctttttataaaggtaaaaaaaaaaaaatggcatgaCAATCAATTTCAAGGGATC is a window of Megalobrama amblycephala isolate DHTTF-2021 linkage group LG6, ASM1881202v1, whole genome shotgun sequence DNA encoding:
- the LOC125269909 gene encoding uncharacterized protein LOC125269909 isoform X1, with protein sequence MEVKLDFHSARDSEQEQVTKQHSDNQYKGQRKKEKPKMMLENGSIEGKYFIIDTGKTSSVSRNQILHRLHQQRPGLKEVHTVRECDVILVFCTISSRVGTDIDAALKDLNNCSASKPAIFMVLHHTFEPEKMIPDSSRYVTRMNTLTVDCLFNEDQGLLNCIRNDEALNKIAQPFKLQEQWKWNMNVTVAVTVTITIIILIYFFSSQQA
- the LOC125269909 gene encoding uncharacterized protein LOC125269909 isoform X2; translation: MKRVTKQHSDNQYKGQRKKEKPKMMLENGSIEGKYFIIDTGKTSSVSRNQILHRLHQQRPGLKEVHTVRECDVILVFCTISSRVGTDIDAALKDLNNCSASKPAIFMVLHHTFEPEKMIPDSSRYVTRMNTLTVDCLFNEDQGLLNCIRNDEALNKIAQPFKLQEQWKWNMNVTVAVTVTITIIILIYFFSSQQA